From Loxodonta africana isolate mLoxAfr1 chromosome 2, mLoxAfr1.hap2, whole genome shotgun sequence, the proteins below share one genomic window:
- the RNF112 gene encoding RING finger protein 112 isoform X1 — protein sequence MGGTSNSSPHSPFPKLELGLVSRPTGSWELPACAICLERLHEPVSLDCGHDFCVQCFSTHRTPGCQPPCCPECRKTCRPKKGLRSLGEKMKLLPQKPLPPALQETCDVKAEPLLLVRISASGGLILRMGAVNRCLKHPLARDTPVCLLAVLGEQRSGKSFLLNHLLQGLLGLESGKGSWLRGGGPPQGLRWGTSSLTRGIWMWSRPFLLGKEGKKVAVFLVDTGGAMSPELSRETRTKLCALTAMLSSYQILTTSQELKDTDLEHLEMFVHVAEVMGKHYGMVPIQHLDLLVHDSSRPKKAGPGHMGDIIQKLSGKYPKLQELLQGKQARCYLLPSSGRRWVDRGHGSPSNAEEDFGSFLHAYIVDVLSAAPQHAKSRCRGPWSEGRAIARGDRCLLTGQQLAQEIKNLSGWMGRTVPSFTSPEEVAAQLHDLRQVEAAKKEYEEFVRQQDLATKRIFSALRVLPDTMRNLLSAQRDAVLARHSVALLCQGRAQTLAALEAELQAMAKVFMDTYTMRFCGHLAAVGGAVGAGFMGLAGGVVGAGMAAAALAAEAGMVAAGAAVGATGAAVVGGGVGAGLAATMGCMEKEENERVQEGDQEPLLQEE from the exons ATGGGAGGCACCAGCAATAGTTC gccCCACTCACCGTTCCCCAAGTTGGAGTTGGGCCTGGTGTCCCGGCCCACAGGGTCCTGGGAGCTTCCCGCCTGTGCCATCTGCCTGGAGAGGCTGCACGAGCCTGTCTCGCTTGACTGTGGCCATGACTTCTGTGTTCAGTGCTTCAGCACACACCGCACCCCAGGCTGCCAGCCGCCCTGCTGCCCCGAGTGCCGCAAGACATGCAGGCCGAAGAAGGGCCTCCGCAGCCTGGGGGAGAAGATGAAGCTGCTGCCGCAGAAGCCGCTGCCCCCGGCGCTGCAG GAGACGTGTGATGTGAAGGCCGAGCCACTGCTGCTGGTGCGAATCAGTGCCTCTGGGGGCCTCATCCTCAGGATGGGGGCCGTAAACCGCTGCCTGAAGCACCCCCTGGCCAGGGACACTCCCGTCTGCCTCCTTGCCGTCCTAGGGGAGCAGCGCTCAGGGAAATCCTTCCTCCTCAACCACTTGCTCCAGGGCTTGCTGGGCCTG GAATCTGGCAAAGGTAGCTGGCTGAGAGGAGGGGGACCCCCACAAGGGCTCAGGTGGGGGACCAGTAGCCTCACCAGGGGCATCTGGATGTGGAGCCGCCCCTTCCTGctggggaaagaaggaaagaag GTGGCTGTGTTCCTGGTGGACACTGGGGGCGCCATGAGCCCTGAACTGAGCAGAGAGACCAGGACCAAGTTGTGTGCTCTCACCGCCATGCTGAGCTCCTACCAG ATCCTTACCACCTCCCAGGAGCTGAAGGACACAGACCTGGAACACTTAGAG ATGTTTGTCCACGTGGCTGAGGTGATGGGCAAGCACTATGGGATGGTACCAATCCAG CATCTGGATCTCTTAGTTCACGACTCATCCCGCCCCAAAAAGGCAGGGCCGGGGCACATGGGTGACATCATCCAG AAGTTGTCAGGCAAATACCCCAAGCTTCAGGAGCTGCTTCAAGGGAAACAAGCTCGCTGTTACCTCCTGCCTTCTTCAGGGAGGCGGTGGGTGGACAGAGGCCATGGAAGTCCTAGCA ACGCGGAGGAGGATTTTGGGAGCTTTCTTCATGCCTACATTGTGGACGTGCTGAGTGCAGCCCCCCAGCATGCCAAGAGCCGCTGCCGGGGGCCCTGGAGTGAGGGACGAGCCATTGCCCGGGGGGACAGATGCCTGCTCACTGGGCAGCAGTTAGCTCAGGAAATCAAG AACCTCTCAGGTTGGATGGGGAGGACGGTACCCAGCTTCACCTCTCCGGAGGAG GTGGCTGCCCAGCTGCATGACCTACGGCAAGTGGAAGCTGCCAAGAAGGAGTATGAGGAGTTCGTGAGGCAGCAG GACTTGGCCACCAAGCGCATATTCTCTGCCCTCCGCGTGCTGCCTGATACTATGCGGAACCTGCTTTCTGCCCAGAGAGATGCTGTCCTGGCTCGGCACAGTGTGGCCTTACTGTGCCAAGGGAGAGCGCAGACGTTGGCAGCCTTGGAGGCGGAGCTGCAGGCCATGGCCAAGGTCTTCATGGACACGTATACAATGCGGTTCTGTGGCCACCTGGCGGCTGTGGGGGGCGCTGTGGGGGCTGGGTTCATGGGCTTGGCGGGTGGGGTGGTGGGTGCAGGcatggcagcagcagctctggcTGCAGAGGCTGGCATGGTGGCGGCTGGAGCTGCGGTGGGGGCCACGGGGGCTGCTGTGGTGGGGGGCGGCGTGGGTGCTGGGCTGGCGGCCACCATGGGCTGCATGGAGAAGGAGGAGAATGAGAGGGTGCAGGAAGGGGATCAAGAGCCGCTTCTCCAGGAAGAGTAG
- the RNF112 gene encoding RING finger protein 112 isoform X2, with product MPRPILSVISFCHRLGKQERKWSFMGGTSNSSPHSPFPKLELGLVSRPTGSWELPACAICLERLHEPVSLDCGHDFCVQCFSTHRTPGCQPPCCPECRKTCRPKKGLRSLGEKMKLLPQKPLPPALQETCDVKAEPLLLVRISASGGLILRMGAVNRCLKHPLARDTPVCLLAVLGEQRSGKSFLLNHLLQGLLGLESGKGSWLRGGGPPQGLRWGTSSLTRGIWMWSRPFLLGKEGKKVAVFLVDTGGAMSPELSRETRTKLCALTAMLSSYQILTTSQELKDTDLEHLEMFVHVAEVMGKHYGMVPIQHLDLLVHDSSRPKKAGPGHMGDIIQKLSGKYPKLQELLQGKQARCYLLPSSGRRWVDRGHGSPSNAEEDFGSFLHAYIVDVLSAAPQHAKSRCRGPWSEGRAIARGDRCLLTGQQLAQEIKNLSGWMGRTVPSFTSPEEVAAQLHDLRQVEAAKKEYEEFVRQQDLATKRIFSALRVLPDTMRNLLSAQRDAVLARHSVALLCQGRAQTLAALEAELQAMAKVFMDTYTMRFCGHLAAVGGAVGAGFMGLAGGVVGAGMAAAALAAEAGMVAAGAAVGATGAAVVGGGVGAGLAATMGCMEKEENERVQEGDQEPLLQEE from the exons ATGCCGAGGCCCATCTTGTCAGTCATTTCCTTTTGTCATCGGCTTGGCAAACAG gaGAGAAAATGGAGCTTTATGGGAGGCACCAGCAATAGTTC gccCCACTCACCGTTCCCCAAGTTGGAGTTGGGCCTGGTGTCCCGGCCCACAGGGTCCTGGGAGCTTCCCGCCTGTGCCATCTGCCTGGAGAGGCTGCACGAGCCTGTCTCGCTTGACTGTGGCCATGACTTCTGTGTTCAGTGCTTCAGCACACACCGCACCCCAGGCTGCCAGCCGCCCTGCTGCCCCGAGTGCCGCAAGACATGCAGGCCGAAGAAGGGCCTCCGCAGCCTGGGGGAGAAGATGAAGCTGCTGCCGCAGAAGCCGCTGCCCCCGGCGCTGCAG GAGACGTGTGATGTGAAGGCCGAGCCACTGCTGCTGGTGCGAATCAGTGCCTCTGGGGGCCTCATCCTCAGGATGGGGGCCGTAAACCGCTGCCTGAAGCACCCCCTGGCCAGGGACACTCCCGTCTGCCTCCTTGCCGTCCTAGGGGAGCAGCGCTCAGGGAAATCCTTCCTCCTCAACCACTTGCTCCAGGGCTTGCTGGGCCTG GAATCTGGCAAAGGTAGCTGGCTGAGAGGAGGGGGACCCCCACAAGGGCTCAGGTGGGGGACCAGTAGCCTCACCAGGGGCATCTGGATGTGGAGCCGCCCCTTCCTGctggggaaagaaggaaagaag GTGGCTGTGTTCCTGGTGGACACTGGGGGCGCCATGAGCCCTGAACTGAGCAGAGAGACCAGGACCAAGTTGTGTGCTCTCACCGCCATGCTGAGCTCCTACCAG ATCCTTACCACCTCCCAGGAGCTGAAGGACACAGACCTGGAACACTTAGAG ATGTTTGTCCACGTGGCTGAGGTGATGGGCAAGCACTATGGGATGGTACCAATCCAG CATCTGGATCTCTTAGTTCACGACTCATCCCGCCCCAAAAAGGCAGGGCCGGGGCACATGGGTGACATCATCCAG AAGTTGTCAGGCAAATACCCCAAGCTTCAGGAGCTGCTTCAAGGGAAACAAGCTCGCTGTTACCTCCTGCCTTCTTCAGGGAGGCGGTGGGTGGACAGAGGCCATGGAAGTCCTAGCA ACGCGGAGGAGGATTTTGGGAGCTTTCTTCATGCCTACATTGTGGACGTGCTGAGTGCAGCCCCCCAGCATGCCAAGAGCCGCTGCCGGGGGCCCTGGAGTGAGGGACGAGCCATTGCCCGGGGGGACAGATGCCTGCTCACTGGGCAGCAGTTAGCTCAGGAAATCAAG AACCTCTCAGGTTGGATGGGGAGGACGGTACCCAGCTTCACCTCTCCGGAGGAG GTGGCTGCCCAGCTGCATGACCTACGGCAAGTGGAAGCTGCCAAGAAGGAGTATGAGGAGTTCGTGAGGCAGCAG GACTTGGCCACCAAGCGCATATTCTCTGCCCTCCGCGTGCTGCCTGATACTATGCGGAACCTGCTTTCTGCCCAGAGAGATGCTGTCCTGGCTCGGCACAGTGTGGCCTTACTGTGCCAAGGGAGAGCGCAGACGTTGGCAGCCTTGGAGGCGGAGCTGCAGGCCATGGCCAAGGTCTTCATGGACACGTATACAATGCGGTTCTGTGGCCACCTGGCGGCTGTGGGGGGCGCTGTGGGGGCTGGGTTCATGGGCTTGGCGGGTGGGGTGGTGGGTGCAGGcatggcagcagcagctctggcTGCAGAGGCTGGCATGGTGGCGGCTGGAGCTGCGGTGGGGGCCACGGGGGCTGCTGTGGTGGGGGGCGGCGTGGGTGCTGGGCTGGCGGCCACCATGGGCTGCATGGAGAAGGAGGAGAATGAGAGGGTGCAGGAAGGGGATCAAGAGCCGCTTCTCCAGGAAGAGTAG
- the MFAP4 gene encoding microfibril-associated glycoprotein 4 isoform X1 codes for MRRRWSPGPGPTHSALLALPLLLLLSTTRCASQVSGIRGDALEKACLQQPLDCDDIYAQGYQTDGVYLIYPSGPSVPVPVFCDMTTEGGKWTIFQKRFNGSVSFFRGWNDYKRGFGRADGEYWLGLENLHLLTLKQKYELRVDLEDFENNTAFAKYLEFSISPNAVSAEEDGYTLYVAGFEDGGAGDSLSYHSGQKFSTFDRDQDLFVQNCAALSSGAFWFRSCHFANLNGFYLGGSHLSYANGINWAQWKGFYYSLKRTEMKIRRA; via the exons ATGAGACGCAGGTGGTCCCCTGGCCCCGGCCCCACTCACAGT GCCCTCCTGGCCCTGCCGCTGCTGCTTCTCCTCTCTACTACCCGCTGCGCCTCCCAAGTCTCCGGGATCCGGGGAGATG ctcTGGAGAAGGCCTGCCTTCAGCAGCCCCTGGACTGTGACGACATCTACGCCCAGGGCTACCAGACAGACGGTGTGTACCTTATCTACCCCTCTGGCCCCAGTGTACCCGTGCCTGTCTTCTGTGACATGACCACTGAGGGCGGAAAGTGGACG ATTTTCCAGAAGCGATTCAATGGTTCGGTGAGTTTCTTCCGGGGCTGGAACGACTACAAGCGGGGCTTCGGCCGTGCAGATGGAGAGTACTGGCTGG GGCTAGAGAACCTTCACCTCCTGACACTGAAGCAGAAGTACGAGCTACGCGTGGACTTAGAGGACTTCGAGAACAACACAGCCTTTGCCAAGTACCTCGAATTCTCCATCTCACCCAACGCAGTCAGCGCTGAGGAGGATGGCTACACTCTCTATGTGGCAGGCTTCGAGGACGGCGGGGCAG GTGACTCCCTGTCCTACCACAGTGGCCAGAAGTTCTCCACCTTCGACCGGGACCAGGACCTCTTTGTGCAGAACTGCGCGGCCCTCTCCTCAGGGGCCTTCTGGTTCCGCAGCTGCCACTTCGCCAACCTCAATGGCTTCTACCTGGGTGGCTCCCACCTCTCCTATGCCAATGGCATCAACTGGGCTCAGTGGAAGGGCTTCTACTACTCCCTCAAGCGCACTGAGATGAAAATCCGCCGGGCTTGA
- the MFAP4 gene encoding microfibril-associated glycoprotein 4 isoform X2, giving the protein MTALLALPLLLLLSTTRCASQVSGIRGDALEKACLQQPLDCDDIYAQGYQTDGVYLIYPSGPSVPVPVFCDMTTEGGKWTIFQKRFNGSVSFFRGWNDYKRGFGRADGEYWLGLENLHLLTLKQKYELRVDLEDFENNTAFAKYLEFSISPNAVSAEEDGYTLYVAGFEDGGAGDSLSYHSGQKFSTFDRDQDLFVQNCAALSSGAFWFRSCHFANLNGFYLGGSHLSYANGINWAQWKGFYYSLKRTEMKIRRA; this is encoded by the exons ATGACG GCCCTCCTGGCCCTGCCGCTGCTGCTTCTCCTCTCTACTACCCGCTGCGCCTCCCAAGTCTCCGGGATCCGGGGAGATG ctcTGGAGAAGGCCTGCCTTCAGCAGCCCCTGGACTGTGACGACATCTACGCCCAGGGCTACCAGACAGACGGTGTGTACCTTATCTACCCCTCTGGCCCCAGTGTACCCGTGCCTGTCTTCTGTGACATGACCACTGAGGGCGGAAAGTGGACG ATTTTCCAGAAGCGATTCAATGGTTCGGTGAGTTTCTTCCGGGGCTGGAACGACTACAAGCGGGGCTTCGGCCGTGCAGATGGAGAGTACTGGCTGG GGCTAGAGAACCTTCACCTCCTGACACTGAAGCAGAAGTACGAGCTACGCGTGGACTTAGAGGACTTCGAGAACAACACAGCCTTTGCCAAGTACCTCGAATTCTCCATCTCACCCAACGCAGTCAGCGCTGAGGAGGATGGCTACACTCTCTATGTGGCAGGCTTCGAGGACGGCGGGGCAG GTGACTCCCTGTCCTACCACAGTGGCCAGAAGTTCTCCACCTTCGACCGGGACCAGGACCTCTTTGTGCAGAACTGCGCGGCCCTCTCCTCAGGGGCCTTCTGGTTCCGCAGCTGCCACTTCGCCAACCTCAATGGCTTCTACCTGGGTGGCTCCCACCTCTCCTATGCCAATGGCATCAACTGGGCTCAGTGGAAGGGCTTCTACTACTCCCTCAAGCGCACTGAGATGAAAATCCGCCGGGCTTGA